aattttttaaattgtgggctaatcgaaaaattcgagtAGAATAGTTGTAAGATGTATTTGGTATCAAGTGAAAATTTTGCATGCAATTTTTGatatatgcaaaaaatttttttgttttgaaaattttcaaagttttgaaaagtatataacttttataattttaatcaaaataaaaaattttatttagataatttgcaagtctttcacccatctattagaaactttgataaaaatgtttataattcgagaaaaaaaatgtttaattttcaaaatgctctcaattttttaattttggttggaaatgtctgattaacgaaattaaccttaattttggggaccttcagaattGTATGAAATgtggactcgattggacaaatccttcaaaagttagcgaggctacaacattcaggtaaccatacatacagacatacaggcagacagacaccgatgaaattttatgttttttggattctgtgagtgccgaaacgtaaagatccgttaaaaaccagagattgaaaatttggacgattacattgcattcccaggaatgagaatgtaaaaataagaaaagtgttagggtggcgtcccatgaatGCAGAATTGCCCTGcattttgcgtaatgcgtcaattcactagacatttcaaccaatcatattctcctagttattcagagaaacactttGATTGGCTGAAAGTCTAGTGATTTAACGCATTACACAAAACGCAAGGCCATTCTGccatcatgggacgccacccttacTCATTTTAGAAGATAATTGGATggtctacaagtttttaaataatttgagaataatttcaacattttatgtattgaaaattgaaaattatatctgaaatattttagcgaagcttttttaaacttttcaaaatttaataaaaacattcacgaaaaatttgtcttttttaaaagataatcagatggttcaaaaggttttaagtaatttaagaataatttgaaattagattggatatacaatttttaaatgaatttatatttagagaaattaattattataaaatatgtataaacatttttttttaaattccaagaaaaatccgaaatattttaagacaactttttgaaagtttacaaaatttgaagaaaaaaatgtttcaaaaatttgacaaattttaaataattattatatgtttaatcagtttttaaaacataattttcgtaAGACTCCGGAGAAATTTTCAGacagattttttaatatatcacaTATGCCGAAAGAAAATGcagaacatttttatgtattttttttttattttgaaggaattacaaaatattaggaatagTCAGAgccagcttaaaagatattttaaaacttttagaagatatgaagaaataatttttcttaaataaattttcgaaaaactattcaagtttttaaatatttgttaatctcttcaaaaattcaaaaactcataaataattttcaaagtaaaaaatttaatttttacaattgccTTAAAAACTTcgagatttttagaaactttcagatgagtcttaacaaaaaatattcattcctccaaaattcttaaaaagcttttaacatttttttcaaaatactcgaaatttgataaaattgttaaaaattgttttaaaaattcatagaaaattgcTAAttctctaaaatgtttcaaatttttaattattttaagaccttttcaaaacttctaaaccttctttctaaatatcttttcaaatcattgatcagttttcctaaaaaatcttttaattgtcttaaaatcttctagattctatTTCGTGTGTTTTAAAACCAAATCTAAATTATCAAAAGTTTTCTCAGAAATCTTATTATCGGTACGGAAACTTTATTCTAAGTTaggatattctaagttttttgtccattatgtatttcatttttcttatctctatcaaagtttgaaaaagttaacaaattgTATATGCTGCgatagcaaaattttaagaacagagttatttcctaatattaaaaaaatcatttgcaattaaaattttaatttacacaatTGATGTTGCAGAAAACTcgtaatatttaataatagacttaattacagacAGTTATCATACCTCACTCTGTCTATCAAACCATTATAATATCCAGAGGAAAACTGGGCCGACAGGCAAATGGGCAAATGCAAAACAATGCATTTTCGGGACCCTTTTTCTCAAAGGTCCGGGGGATCTTTTGACCCCCATTCCCCCTGTTAATatcagttaatatgcataaatgtATTCAATTGTATgtatattttaaagcaaattgaaaatatatataaataaacaaaactattttttctttccataattattaattaaattatttcattaaatttaacttattatttttctgttataTGATCATTGATTCACTTCTTGAGTATATCAGAGATGATTATATTTATGAATAAGTGAATACATCTATTTGCTGGTTATGTATGTAAGGAAAATCAAGAAGGAGGTACTTggatttaaaacagtttatttaaaatcacatgACGATACATGTAGCTCATCGGATAGTCGAAAAATACTGCCTCCTCTATGCTTTCTCTCGTAGAGCCACCTACAGTCATATTTTGGTAACAGTTTGAATTTCGAATAATAACTAACAATAACAAACTCTTACAGTTCGGCTATCCTACAAAAGTTCGGCTCGAACTGTGTTGTCATAATATCGTAATTGTGATAGTTTCAGAGATTGGTTGAACATACAATAACTCATTCAGGTTGAGATTTATCGGAACGTCAGGGTTTCAGATGGCAAGCTTCCTAAGTTCCTGTGTAGGGCTTTTGTGTTAATTGAAAGTTTCCTATGTCCTTGACCACATAACGGTCATTTCTCAAAACTTTCATCACTTCATAAGGGCCTTTGGACTTTGGAATCAGCTTTTGTGGAATCCCGGGCGTACCgtctacattttttatcattacgTAGTCTCCGCTTTTGTATTTCCGAGGTTCTTTGCGTTTTTGAtcgaattatttctaattataaacTTGAGACTTAACAATATTCTTATCAGCTTCCGCTTATAACTTCTCGAGTTGTTCGAAATCGCGAGTCTCATTCTCCAGTCGAGCATGCTTTAAGTATTCAGCCAAAACGTCTATTACTTTACCATGATGGTTTATACCAAAAAGAAGTTTACTGGGAGTTTCTTCAGTTGATTTATGAACTGTATTATTTAGGGCAAACTCGAATTCGGGTATCACCTTGCACCAgtgttttttggaaaaaggatCTGACAGTTTAGCTAACATTGTCCCCAAATCGCGGTTATTTCTCTCTACCTGCACGTTCGCTTCGGGAGATTACGTCGCAATTAAGAGATGTTCGATATTATTTTCTGACAGGTAGGACTCGAACTCTTCCGAAGTAAAGCACGTGCCACGATCAGATACAATTGTTTTGGGCCTACTATAATGTCGGAAATGTACTTCTAGTGCGCTTATCACGTCTTTGCTATCAGTTGTTTTTACTGAATACAGTTTTACAATTTTAGTAAAGCCATCGGTAACAAGAAGTACATGCTGTATGCAGAAATTCTTTTATCAATCGGTCCATAGTGATAAATATGGAACGTGGAAAATGGAATTGGATTAAAAAAACCCTCTTTTTTACCCGTGATGGGAGAGAAAGCAATACATTTTAGGCAATTAGATATATAGAATTTGATCTTATTCCGAAGATGAGGAAACCAGTAGTTTTATAATATTGCACTGGCACTTTTTTCTGTGGCCATGTGGCCCAACTCGTCGTGGTACTTCGGATCACACGATCCTCCATCCCCACCGAAACATAAAACAAGAAGTCCTCACCTCTTTTGCGATATAGGATACCATTTCTCATCTCGTAAAATTTGTTTTCGGTGATTTCAAGTTTTTTGCGCAATTCGCAGATCGTGGGATCGCGATTTTGACTGATAATCATATACGCTTCTAAAGAGTTTTCTTCTACAATCATTATTCTACGGCTGATTGCATCGACGTGTAACATTTTTTCACCTGCTCGATGTTCAatgattttgtcaaaattttctaACTCTAAAGACCATATTTCGATTCTCGGTTTGACTTCTTTTTTGTACAATGCCAACTTCAGAGAATTGCTTTCtgtcaagattttaaatttaatgcccTGCAAGTAAACTTTGAAACGCCGACGCGCATAAAATAATCGCAAGTGTTCGCATTCGAAACTGTGATACTTGCTTTCGACGTCGGATTTTCTTTTGGAGAAATAGAAGATCGGATGTAATTTTCCGTCAGATTTTCGTTGAAATAACACAGCCCCGAACCCGAGTTTACTTGCGTCACAGTGCAATTCTGTTTCGTCATTCGGGAATCCAGAATATTTTGTAGTTCTCCCTTTTCGAAAAATGACAACCTTCTAGGATTGAAATGAAAAGGTCGATGGTCTGTTAGCTTAAGTGATAACTCTGTTCTTATCTTAGGCGATTTCGGACGTACGGGCAATACAtaactattaacaaaaaaatcattgaccATCGAGTGCGTTTTGTGATCTAGACTCGGATTTATATCTTTTATGACTTTTATGAACAACCCACCGCAGAAATCGGAAGAACAGCGAATGGAGCTCTCCATGAGGAGGAAGCACCGTAGCGGTTCTCAAAAGAAGAACACGCGCAATGCGTGTCTCTCAAGCAGCAGCCAAGACAATGAGGCTGCACCTGAAGCAACTACTCAGTCTCATCTTATGGGCAAGAGGAAAAAGCGCTCCAGagatatccccccccccccccaagggaGCTGAACCGTCAGAAGGCTCTGGAAACACAGGGCCTCACTTTCGCGCAGATGGCCAATAACGCCCTGGTGAGAGTTGTCGTTGCATCGGGTTATCCTGAGACCTATCTAGCTCTTGATGTTCTGGACAGGCTGAGGGAGGAAATCTCTAAAGAGATTGACGCGTTTCCCCGCGAGGGGTGCGCCCCCAGATTCAACGACATTTTCATCAGGTCGGGGGCCATTGTGGTCGAGGCCGCGGATGTTTGTTCGAGAGACTGGTTGGCGGAGAGAACTCCAAGGTTTAGGCTCAAAGAGGGACTAAACCTGGAGCTCAGGGGGACGGAATGTCTGCAAAGGTACCGCAGAACGACCGTTCTGATTCACGGAAACCCCGAGAATCCGACGGCCGATCTAGGGCGCCTGAACTTCCAAATTCCGACCCTGAGGGCGAATTTGTGGTAGGTGTACTCCGACGGGCAGTGATTCAGGCAGAAGGGGAGTGGATGGATCCTGGTTGTCGGACTTCCTGAATCCACAGTCAAACCTCTTGCGGCTCTAGACAACCAGCCCTATTTGGGGGCAGGTAGGGTCACCTTGAAGGTGACCCAACAGGGCTCCTCAGGGGTACCTGTAGCGTCTGGGGATACCCCGGCTTAGTCGTTCAATAACTGAGACGGGAATCACAATGATACAAATAAATTTGCACTTCAGCAAAGGCGCCTCGGTGGTTTTATCCAGACGCATGTCAGTGATGCAGACAGGGCTCGCCCTAATCCAAGAACCCTGGTTATACAGGGAAAGGATTAGCGGCCTGTCAGGGTGTGGCTCCATTTATAAGGGGACGCTCGAGAAAACGCCAAGGACATGCATAGTTGTCAAGGGTATGGATGCGATTTTAGTGCCTAAGTTTTGTTCCAGGTATCTTACTGTTATCAAGGTGAGGCTCAGGGGTGGAAGTGGGGAAAGAATAGAGGTTGCAATTGCCTCAGCGTATTTCCCTGGCGATGCGGATGGATCCCCGCCTCCCAGAGAGGTGGAGATTCTAATTCAGCACTGCGAGAAGTACAGAATTCCTCTGTTGTTGGGATGT
This Belonocnema kinseyi isolate 2016_QV_RU_SX_M_011 chromosome 3, B_treatae_v1, whole genome shotgun sequence DNA region includes the following protein-coding sequences:
- the LOC117168983 gene encoding uncharacterized protein LOC117168983 produces the protein MIQINLHFSKGASVVLSRRMSVMQTGLALIQEPWLYRERISGLSGCGSIYKGTLEKTPRTCIVVKGMDAILVPKFCSRYLTVIKVRLRGGSGERIEVAIASAYFPGDADGSPPPREVEILIQHCEKYRIPLLLGCDANSYHMVWGSTNINDRGRDLIESLAGTDMVILNRGDTARFQIKNRSEVLDLTLCSERLRSRVADWRVSDEESPSDHKYILFQLNLGKPVVSKVRNPRNTLWGSYKEELRGRIVELSTN